A window of Hevea brasiliensis isolate MT/VB/25A 57/8 chromosome 14, ASM3005281v1, whole genome shotgun sequence contains these coding sequences:
- the LOC131173266 gene encoding uncharacterized protein LOC131173266 — protein sequence MASTLISRRLSCKLLNLSSSSSVYSHFIAQETQNYGFRFFTSHHSNSSFSQQHKPLNRNFTSTSSDHISIFESQALTEPKPANFNHHFVRSYSSFTTQTKNHHFTLSTAEKSGFFSIFTRENSQIPDLKRKQMISSIDNQLTNQRPRYFSSSSDSPSGSEKSQNQSEYPSKIPNFKHQEIEGPTVERDLSALANETREVLETMMKSIYVLSKAVALLGLVQLGLGAWISYITKATPIPEVSIQSFVAFGFPFTLAFMLRQSLKPMYFFKKMEEQGRLQILTLALQVAKNLNVFFVRVRSVSVLCIAGVSAGFLFNLLSK from the coding sequence ATGGCTTCTACTCTGATCTCGCGTAGGCTATCTTGTAAGCTCTTAaatctctcttcttcttcctctgttTACTCTCACTTCATCGCTCAAGAAACCCAAAACTATGGATTTAGATTCTTTACTAGTCACCACTCCAATTCTTCTTTCTCACAACAACATAAACCCTTGAATCGCAATTTTACCTCAACTTCTTCTGATCATATCTCCATTTTTGAATCCCAAGCGCTAACTGAGCCAAAACCCGCAAATTTCAATCATCATTTTGTTAGATCGTATTCAAGTTTTACTACCCAAACCAAAAATCACCATTTTACCCTGTCAACAGCGGAAAAGTCCGGATTTTTTTCAATATTTACAAGAGAGAATTCCCAAATCCCTGATTTGAAGCGCAAGCAGATGATTTCAAGTATTGATAACCAGTTAACAAATCAAAGACCTAGATATTTTTCTTCAAGCTCTGATTCACCTTCTGGGTCTGAGAAATCCCAAAATCAAAGTGAATATCCAAGCAAAATCCCCAATTTCAAGCATCAAGAAATAGAGGGGCCCACCGTGGAAAGAGACCTCTCAGCTTTGGCCAATGAGACAAGAGAGGTTCTAGAAACGATGATGAAGAGCATCTATGTTCTGAGCAAGGCTGTGGCTCTTCTCGGACTGGTTCAACTTGGGCTTGGAGCTTGGATTTCTTACATTACCAAAGCAACTCCAATACCAGAGGTTTCTATTCAAAGCTTTGTGGCTTTTGGGTTTCCTTTTACACTGGCTTTTATGTTGAGGCAATCCTTGAAACCAATGTACTTTTTTAAGAAGATGGAGGAGCAAGGTAGGTTGCAGATTCTGACTCTTGCCCTACAAGTTGCTAAAAATTTGAATGTTTTCTTTGTGAGGGTTCGTAGTGTTTCTGTCTTGTGTATTGCAGGCGTTTCAGCTGGGTTTTTGTTCAATTTATTATCAAAATGA